aagaaaatttatactattgttagactcacctttatacacttgtcttagttcttcaaataaatctttctagaatctgccgaaattttggcagcatttcccctatattctttacctcctccaaataccaaaataactcccaaacagTACCAGCAACATCATCAaccatatcaataccaatatattccataaaacatcccacacgatctttctccaatattcaaaccaaccataacaacatccataataccataatcaaagaattatattcaactctttatgatttttctcctatgattctttcttttccaagaatttctaaacctttatatcatcttaatcatgtaaataatagcaagaacataccttatagtagaagaacttcactttattcaccctttcCAACATCAAGTTCAACACCACCTTAAgatgaaacaagaacaattatcttccataaattttccttagggttttgatgttaatattctctcttgatgatttGGAAAGGTTATGAAATATTATGGAGTATTATGGAAGATGAGGGAAAATTATAGAAAGTTAAGGAAAGTTATAGAACTCTAAAGAGTTATCTAGAAGAGTGGAggatgagaaaatggtgaaatatcaagaaaattaatgggttagaggggtataTATAGGTGTGGTTCAGGTACTGTCGCAGCACTGTAGCAGGTtggtactgtagcagttactgtagcacgcgtttctgctcgggtcagctgaacttgtaacgtccataattctctattttgatatcgtatcgatgagcggtttgttgcgttggaaactagactcgacgaacttcattttaggcttttgaaacaccttaaaactcttaatgTACTAGTAGATATACCCTTCAAAGTTGACCCAAAACTCTGTCAACTTTTTCCAAttttttgacaaatttattttcttcgattttcttggtcccggagtttcccatagcttattatatgaacgtaaattgtcatgaccataggattagttcatataatatcatatatccttgaagggaactccagtatccatacttagaacgtccaacacttataaattttcacgtacgaacctacggggtgtaacacataccccacgtactaatgctctcattagctgcaattgcaaaagctagagggaatattgctccatttgcatccattccaactgctattagcagctttatatcatacttcccgtacacatgtgttccatctattgatattacaggccgacaatgagcaaaaccatcaatgcatggtttgaatgcccaaaacacaaaatcaaaaatattacgggcacaccaggcttcgatttgagcttccattcaacaacagtaccatgattgaagtgttgtagagccgccacgtatctcggcaacttcttgaaGGAGCCCTCCCAATTGTCGTAGattatctcatgtgcacgcctacgcccaagatacgccttcctcctagtaacagttttgctatatactttcaggacggctgtaataaaatctttaatagggaacctgaaaaagttgaaatatcagcatataacaacgaggaacattatattaacaccaaaaataaaataaacttaggcgaaggggataccttgggttttttccaatgtggccaactaatacacgcgcaatcaaattagtatctatattgcaatgatcatctgggaggtcacctatatcacaagtgtgctttgtgtagaactttgaaatagtccatatcttttcagcagtttccttaccatggagcatccattcgcagccttgatattttcgcttgcagaccaatcgcTAAAGTTTTCGTGTGaaatcgtcaactttaaactccctcatctCCTAGATGCAATAAATCGTcacagccctttgcaatgattttttgagttgaaaatcatgcctttttcaatatgagtattttgttttaaaagatccactggctctttccacaaacttcgccgaatatgatcatcatccctagtaaagacaaaggcatctgggcgatcttgaagatgatcaagataggggatctcatcggaatgccactgaatcggggTCGACTATTGCTATTGAAATTGGCTTTACGGCTGAACcggagtcgactcttgctgttcaaatggttgctgtgaattcagttcctcctgTTGTGCCGGACTGTTCATCATGTCTTAcaacagttctacttgatgttgaggattagttccaacctcaatctcatcgtcactttggtcatcgtcactttcctccgcattaggtatttcctcactatcgccggatgatgtcactatataattcggataatccggaccatccatagcaggcctttgcctatacattctccctacataagaaattaTGGTATTTaatactattgatgttaaaaaaaaaaaaatagacgtaccgatagtaatcaactgcaccgaaacttgaggaaggaccatcgctttgagttgttggataggctgaggatgttccgacctgattcatccatcccgattgaggagaccgtccgatatgatccatatcaggtgtataacctcTAAATactataatcgacatcattagtagcattcaagtgataataataataataataataataataataataataataataacaataataataataataataataataataataataataatattgtaaaaaatgaatatttaccactgcccatcaaattgctgacttaaactatccagaggcatttggctagtcaaaatgctttcataagtactcatgtcagggtaattgtgttgataagtaggttccgcttgagtgacttcggcctgaattatagacggggcttcccgacaaggtctatttcgggcttcccgaggagccctagccatgaattcaagtcgattaatggggaccttctctatatacatttcaaggacgtttaaagttatgcatttcctataatcataaggcgccttcaaataatcagtcaaagaaccatcgtcttgaatgtatcactgtccataactagttacacgttgcggcgtaaatgacattggatattttccaattatatttagatcaaaatcacttctgctaacttgtagtctattatacaaggcttggagtagttttgagaattttaagtcaagtggaaacttaatATGGTATTTTGGGAGAGAAtcatagcgcaaattattttcctcaaatataatttgtccgttccagaataaagaaactctaatttttggaacatctaccatattttgaataatttaggaggaatacaaaatgcaaaaactagatgaaacttagaatttgtgttaaaaattggatgaaacttagaattttttcccttatacgaactcggtattaataagatttgaagtttgaatatagaaccaacgcatgcgtgcaattagtgtgtcttgcagcgttacgtcaaatcaaattaagtatGGAGTGTTGCATAACGCATAATTAACTGCGCTATGTCAGGTCTCGGCAGAATAACGcggtaaaataatgcgttatttTGTCACAACGCAGTATTCActtaaagtttgattcgaattatGACGTACTGCGTTATGACAGTATAACGCAGTAAATACTGCTGCAGTGTATTGtcacctcaactgtcaaacagaaaaacgtcataattcgaatcaaactttaagtgttatataacgtaatttgacgaatagttgtcacacaaaattgagttactatgtcattctttgaccaatttagagatattagtcgtgttatatcgttcactccagcaaCCATATTtaaagcaatgggtaggacctgggaactagatgatgatgattttcattacttaAATAATcctaacgacagattcaatcgagaatacaacaatgaaatgagagaggagtgggattggcgttTTAGAGAGGATGTAGCACTAgagcacaagttagcgtcagtatggcttaaacgcccaaaaaaaggtgctatgtcaatgcctcgcggaactccacaagagtttaattttgctcttaatcgttttcgcgaatagaacaatcggatgcaaatacgttaccatagggtataatatggtatacatggtagcacaagatttagatccaagtgggattcggactgtgaaatatccgatgaagattaatatttttcttataataaggtaagtaggtagggtcataaagacccccccccccccccctccccgagGGTACTtaggggtttgcaactatataagtatccctttcttttgttattagactacaccatattcaatgtcgagtagtagaaactcagcttggtctttactccttccaaaagaaccaaatagcagtgatgatgagagttcaaatcatagcagtttttcgagtgataccagtgatttcaaactagatgagctaaatccccaccttcttatagagcgtaatgatgatttctgcagtgtgaaatattcagatccgcgggaatattattgcggtttacgccgagaatggtcccATCGGCTTgtcgaatcagaacgtcttgttcgcgacttgaaaaatctcaacgctccaatcctaacaaggtactccttaaccatgcctcaagtaggtccaaaaacttgcgagcttgccgtgcaaaggattagaaaagaaaacaacagaatgctggcaagacgatgtagattttacatactaaagttggccgaagaacaagcatcatcaaccggtagagaactaactgctactggaaaaagatgtgtcttaagaaaccgccaatattttttctgaggacgatattgaggacttgtactctgatgatgattaagaatgttatgattttagttttaagtttaatttatgatgatgctgttattttgaagaatattagtatgttaagtattttcatctactcaaggttatgaatgatgcaatttaattaagtgtgtttttttttaatgaatgctgccattttgactaacttttgattaattattaatgaacaagtttaagtattcgtaaagaacttcaagctaatgacaccaagccttcaaacgaaaatggcgttcgagcacttttcaaccactaaaacggtcatccgaacttttgtgtatccttaatatattgatcctaccttattaatcacacaaaaataagtagggttctatataaaatattgaagtttcggggttccgaatcatgattaatctatggtcaaagtactttaaaaagtgtaatggaagaagggttaaccaaaagggcaaaaaaaaaaaagacggacactataacgcagtaaattactgcgctaaaggtagtccggtaactttttttttgttgggatattttgattcaatttttttatttttttttgggtcattttggttccggactcaactAACTCTTAAATATAAGGGGACCACCATTTGAGATTTTTTTTCTCTAACTATTCCCAATAAAGAGATTCAGTCGGATAAATCTTCATGGAATATTTTTATCTACAGCGGTAGATTCGGAATCTTATCTCTCCCCTGTTCCCCTCAGATACCGTCTGTGAGAATCTCCACTCTAAGCTCAGATACCGTCTGTGAGAATCTCCACTCTAATGGCTTCTTCACATCACCATATGCATGACCATGACCATCATCATCATGAACATAGCCATGAGTATTAAATTCACAAACTTACTCTGtcatttttttgttttggttGATTCTTGATTAAATAGTTGTCTTAATTTGTATTAGGGAGACAAAAGCAACATCATGGGTAGGTGCAGATGGGAAGGTATACCATAGCCATGATGGGCTGGCTCCTCATTCTCATGAACCAATATACTCACCTGGATACTTTAGCAGAAGAGCACCTCCACTTATTGACAGGAGTTTTAGTGAAAGAGCATTTACTATTGGAATTGGTGGCCCTGTTGGTACTGGGTACTTCTTGTTTTCCCTCAATTTTCTAGTAATTcacattttcattttcattaatGCTTATTTTGGATGTGTGTTCAAGTAAAAGGGGTTTCATTATTTGCTTCCACTAACCAAAATTTTATGTTAGTCTGTGTGGTCACCATCCTTGCTTTTTTGTGCTAAGCTTGAAATCTGAATGTGCAAGATTTTAGCTATGTTGCTTGGACGCTCCAGAAATACCTATAAAAGGGACCTGACGCTGGTGTGGTAGCATTTTTAGAGAGTTCGCGCTACATAGGATTTTAGTTTcaatatattaagtaatatttataGTTCTTTAGTATGAGTTCAAAGTATTTTGCCGGTCTCTTTTCTAGTCTTATTCCATTTGTTTAGCTCTCTATGCTTTCCATATGATGTATAGAATTTGAGCTTTTAACGTAAGAAAACGGGAACTATTCTGTTTCTTTTCTTTGGGAAGGGGTAAGCAGTAACTGGCGAACAGGATGATACGAGTGAAGAAGAAAAATTGATCTTTGAGAAATGAGAGCAGAACGAGGAGGATGACATTGAGTAGCTTTTGGTATCTGTTATAAGTAGGATTTTCTTTCAGGTGAAGCAACCCAAGTAAAATGGATCATTTTTATAGATAAAAATTAAACTTTTAGAACCCAAGTCTGCCACTGCACACCTTTCTCTCTTGTATGTGCATCTGTCTGTGTGCACGTGCATTTTCCTTTTCAGTTCATAATGTACTGAAGTGAGTTGAATTTTCTTGTATATTAGCTTTTGCTATTCCTTTTCTCCCGCACTTAGTTTCTCTCTCGTGTAATTAGCTTGTAAAATTTCGGTTGAACTTGCTGAGAGTTTGAGGGACTGAATGTTCTTTCATATGCAGGAAAACAGCTCTAATGCTGGCATTATGCAAACTCTTGAGGGAAAAATACAGTCTTGCAGCAGTATGTACCACCAATAATTTCTTTCTTTTACATAATTGCTTCATGAACGCGTGTTAGTCTGCACAATTGTTTGGAACTTGAGGATACCCCTTTGTCGTTTGAAGTACGAAGCTAAAGTTTAATTGATGGTTCTCATACCTTTCTCTACCTCATCATTAGAAGTTCTAGATTTTTTTTATAGTTAAATAGATATTCTAGATGGAAGATGCGATTTCATGCAATTTGCCTTTTGATTGAGTCATTCAAGTGGCATAACATCATTCTTTATTCTACAATTGCATGTTCTTGTTCTTTCATGATTAAACAACTCGTTCCTACACATCACAGATTGGCATCTGCAGAAACTTTGAACCAAATTTTAGGGACTTTTACTAGACATTTGTTGGTTTGACAGAAAATAAGTTATGTGCAAGCATGTCTTTGATGTTCAAAAATTTCTATGTTCAAGAaatcttcactttttggttttAAGATATAGAATGATATTTGTCAAAGTTAAGATGCAATTTCTTTGTAGGTAACAAATGATATATTCACAAAAGAAGATGGAGAGTTCTTGATAAAACATGGAGCATTGCCGGAGGAAAGGATTCGGGCTGTGGAAACAGGAGGATGCCCACATGCTGCTATTAGGGAAGATATAAGCATTAATCTTGGACCTCTGGAGGAGCTTTCTAATTTGTACAAAGCAGATATACTACTCTGTGAATCTGGTGGAGGTAATTGGTCACAGAAACTGTTTGCGCACACAAATTAATAAGGATATTTAAGTTTATATAAAATAATGGTCATCTTACATCACTGCTTACTTGGTTTGATAAGAAGACAAGATATCACTATGATCAGATGTAACCCAATCCAATTTAGGTTTCTCGTCATTAAATGAAATTTCCTTCATTGCAGACAACTTAGCTGCCAACTTCAGTAGGGAACTCGCTGACTACATAATCTACATAATAGATGTATCCGCTGGTGATAAAATTCCTCGAAAAGGAGGTCCTGGAATTACCCAAGCAGATCTTCTTGTATGTTCCTTATTTTGCACGTTTGACTTTCAAAATTTATCAATGGTAAAATTCTGTATACACATGGTCAAATTGTTATTTGGTTCTTACTAGGTGATAAATAAAACCGACTTGGCACCAGCTGTGGGGGTTGATTTGTCTGTCATGGAGCGGGATGCACTTCGGATGCGGGACGGTGGTCCTTTTGTTTTTGCTCAGGTTCATTAACGTTCTCGGCCCTATTCATTTTTTCTTATTATTATGATTAACACTCTCAACCAAATAACTGATATTATTCATTCTTTATAGAAGTGCCTTATTTTACTTTCTGGAGTGTGTTGCTGGTGAGCACTACGAAAGTTGCAGCTCATAACTCTCCTTTATTTGAAGAGTAAATAATGATGCGAATTTTCGTTGATTTTTCTTGTGAATTCTGAAACTGTACAAGCTGTTTAGAAATTACTCCCTTTGTCCAATTTATAGATTGACCTGTTTTCTTAAATAAACTATTTTCTATCTCCAAAAAGTCAACCAAACATATAGTACCATTTGAATTGTTTGCATTTGATTAGAATTCTTTATACTCTTCTGATATTCAGTAAACTTAATCACAACAATACTTTTTGAAATTGATCCTCAATTTCCATGCTAGTCAAAATAGTTTGCTCACTTTGGGACTGATATCAGTGTAAAAAGTTGTATTGGCTCTGTTTTGCAATTTGAATATTTTCTGTGGCAACTTAGCATTCCATGTTACATTTGCTTTCTTAAATAAGTAACTATACAATGACACAAGGCAACAGTGAAAGAAATTGTTTTGATGTCAGACATGCATCTTTTGTTCTGCTGTAGTTTTGCGTGATTCTTTGGGGGCATTTCCCTCATCGTCTATTTGAAGTTGTTTGATGAAGGTGGGGAAGCTTCAGAATCTCCGTTTATAAAGATGCGATTAGATATGCTTAGTGACCAAATAACATAAATATTCTAGTTCAGATAGATTTCTTTGATAATATTCCTTGATATAGAAACTTCATAAACTGAAAAGGAAAAGGTGAGAGACACTTAAACGAACAGCAATAAGTCCCACGGTCCCAGGGTCCTTTTCGTCTACTGATCCCTATTGCAATATGAATGTGTTGATTCAACTGCAGGTGAAGCATGGGGTTGGCGTAGAGGACATAGTGAACCACATTTTACAAGCTTGGGAAGTTGCAACCGGCAATAAGAAGCGATGAAATGTTCAGCAAAACTTTACTTGAACATTGTGGAACTTTTGGCTTCTCCAATGCTATCTGCCATTCACTTTCCATGTGTCCCAGACACATATAATCTATCTTCTGAATAATGTGTATTTTACATGGTTCATGTACAAGCAGTATGTATTCACCATTTTCCATATTTATTTTGGTTCCTTTGATCATTCTTCCTTTGCCTAATGTGAGATGTTGCTTAATTATATGTGTTCCAAAGTTTCTGCATATTCTTTTCTTGCTGATAAATGAACTGTGCTAATTTCTTTGCACTTGCCACTGATCTGAGCCGAGCGGTTTCACTGGGAAAGTTGGTTTCATTTGAGTGGTATTTCATTTCCAGTGTTTTTACATTTCATTTTGTAGTAGCAGTCGTAGTCATACAAGGGATGTAACCtttcatatgttttttttttttttttcaaactttcaTTAATCATATTCCTCTCTTTTTTTCACATGGACGGAAAAAGAGATGGTTGATTGAGCCTTTTATGTAAGATTTAGAATATTGTCGACCGAAAAGCATTCCAAGATTTGGCATTTTTAAAATACTTTTCAAATCTATAGAATTTATTTATAGGAAGGACGTATTCACTAATAATTCATTCCAACATGTCCAAATAGACAATCCAAAAAACAAAACTACCAAATAGACAATCCAAAAAACAAAACTACCTacaaaaaatgaaatacataaagTATCATATTCTATTGCTTGCCGTTtagtaaaagaaaagaaaagagaatccAACAAACAAAAATACAATTGAGGAAAACTACGTTTGATGGGAGGAGcttgaaaacattttttttctatttcagtccttttttatttcatttcaatttcactcttttatttttagtttttttccTGTCCAGACAGGACCTACAAATTTCTCAGTGTGACCATATAACAACAGATATGAGCAAACGAAACTCCAAGTAAGCTAGTGACTGATATACAAACCTCTGAATATGGCGATCCCAGTTGGAGCCATCTTTCGCTTCTTTAGGCACAATGAGCTAGAAAAACATAAATAAACACGAGCAAGAAAtcggtccatgagcaagaaaatTCAAATGAAATTTGCCAGTATCAGTGCCAAAAGAACTTCATAAGCACCTAGTCTTGTTATATAGCCACAAAAGGTCCTCCAAGAAGAAAAGAAACCAGTGTGAATCTTTGAGATGGAAAACGAAAATTTTAACACAAAAAATGAACCATTTGGAGACGCAAATTACTTGCAACCGCATAGCCCCTATAGCTCAGTGGTAGAGCGCCAGTCTTGTAAACTGGAGGTCTGTAGTTCGATCCTGCATGGGGGCAAATGTCAAAGCTTTTTTTATAGAACCCGTTTGGCATCATAAGTTGTGACTTGTTCACCACGGGTTATTTTTGACATAATCAACTTTTTCTTAATATAAGCTGAGACGCACTAGTTTTGGTAAGTGAAGGTAAATATTTTGGTAATGAACCATTATCAAAGTGTCACATGTACATATTTTGGGATAATTCATTTATTATCCCACACAATTCCATCTATATGGGATAAAAGGTTATAGAATGTGGGATAAGTTGTGACTTGTTCACCACGGGTTATTTTTGACATACTCAACTTTTTCTTAATATAAGCTGAGATGCACTAGTTTTGGTGAGTGAATGTAAATATTTGGGAATGAACCATTATCAAAGTGTCACATGTACAAACGACCCCAAAGTTGTTTGGTTGCTTGTTAGAGACTTAGGAgtcgtttggtaggagggatAGGATGCGATGAAATTATTAGTCATAGGATTAGAATTCTCCTATGTTTGGTTGCTGGGATAATTCATTTGTTATCCCACACAATCCCATCTATATGGGATAAAAGGTTATAGAaggtgggataagttatcccatctTATCCTCACCCAATCCATCTACATGGGGATAACGTATCCCTCCGACCAAACGATTATGCATGTGTCAGGCCTCATTTCTTTTCATGAAAATTAAGACTTTATGCATGtgttaggcctcatttgttttcctAAAGATTAAGATATCTGAATGATTGAGATGTTGTCTCCAGATCTGAACActaaatgattaagactgtttgtttttcaacatctgaatgtgcataatgtatttatttaaaatGAAACATTTATATTAGCTAGTGATGATGAAGATGCTTTGTGGTCGTGGCGGTGACGATAGTTGTGATGGTGGAGGTGGTTGGTGTTGTAATGACTAACGCAATAGTAGTAGTTGGTAGTGGCGGTGGTGGTGGTTATGATTGTGGAATTGGTTGACGTTAATAATTGACGATGTTGGTGGTGGTGGCTGAAAATGTATAGTGGTTGACAATAGTGTTGATGACAATTGGCGATAGTGCTAATTATGATGGTAGAGATGATTGGTAAGGATTCAATGTAGTAGTGATAGTGGCTAATAGTTACTGCGACAATGATGACAGTGGTGGTAGTGGCGGTGACTGTTGATGTGACTATATTAATGGAGGTGGTAGGTCTGGTAGCGGCTAACGGTAGTGGTTAATAGCGGTGGTGGTTGTTAGGGCAGATTTGGTTGGTGGTTGGAGAGGATGGTAGTGGTTGACAGTGGTGGTGATTGTGATGGCAGAGATAGTTTGTGGTAGtgggatgaggatgggggtggGGAGTGGGTAGGTAGGGGTAGCTAGGTGGGTGATGGGGGTGGTGGAGAGGGTGGGGTAGGGGGTGGAGCTGTCAGtacaaaaatacctcttaatgatattaaaattttatttaagatcttaatgattaagacttaTTCAAACCAAATAAGTACTTCAATCTTAATCTAAATAAATACAGTTAGCCTCATTTATTTTCACTTAATGGGAATCTGAATCTACGTCATTAAATTTTTAactcattaagtgcatttgttttgttttttattcTATCACTTTTTGTGTCTGAAGACCTCTGATTCGATCGGAACTGGGAAGGTGTCTTCAAACTGTTCATACATCAAACACGCGGTTTTAATACAACCCTTTCTTTATCAAACCACAGagtccttccacaaatctcctccCGCTACTCTCTGTTGTTTATAGGATAAACACTGATAATTCTTGTAGCTTTAATGGGACTCGAAATCGATCTGTTCTTCTAGTGAAGCGACATTTTTTTCATGTGGGTTGTCATTGAAAGTGAAAAATACCATGAGAACATCCACCCTCTCTGTCTAACACCAAAGTATTACAATAAATATCATGACAAATTTATGATCCTCAACCTTCAATGATTTTGGATCTCTTAATTTTCACTACTCCATTTATTATCTTATTTCATGAAAAATTTAGAATGTTTTCTGTTTTTCATTGAAATTTTGATGGGTCTATGTGAACCCGTCATATAACAAGGGAGATGGGGAAGAAAGgggtgtcataccccattttaaccgggtttgaTTTTaggggtatgacgtattggtgattcctatttattttgttttaaggagtcgccacctaattaatttaacggtgaattaggacacctagattagctaaggcaaagttaaaaccaaacctcaattaatagtctgcttaaccaatgtgattctaggtaagggctctatattatcctaaagggaaggggttaggcatcctttagaattcgttaacttacggttatccgaccaaacttaggttaattaattgagagtaaatat
Above is a genomic segment from Lycium barbarum isolate Lr01 chromosome 12, ASM1917538v2, whole genome shotgun sequence containing:
- the LOC132625241 gene encoding urease accessory protein G, whose product is MASSHHHMHDHDHHHHEHSHEETKATSWVGADGKVYHSHDGLAPHSHEPIYSPGYFSRRAPPLIDRSFSERAFTIGIGGPVGTGKTALMLALCKLLREKYSLAAVTNDIFTKEDGEFLIKHGALPEERIRAVETGGCPHAAIREDISINLGPLEELSNLYKADILLCESGGDNLAANFSRELADYIIYIIDVSAGDKIPRKGGPGITQADLLVINKTDLAPAVGVDLSVMERDALRMRDGGPFVFAQVKHGVGVEDIVNHILQAWEVATGNKKR